The following are encoded in a window of Cygnus atratus isolate AKBS03 ecotype Queensland, Australia chromosome 8, CAtr_DNAZoo_HiC_assembly, whole genome shotgun sequence genomic DNA:
- the OSBPL9 gene encoding oxysterol-binding protein-related protein 9 isoform X3, which yields MAGGVDSAFVPTVHDFDKKLTEADAYLQILIDQLKVFDERLQNCKDDEQRKKIESLKETTSSMVESIKHCIVLLQIAKDQNNEEKHADGLISTINPVDAVYQPSPLEQPVISAMPSQTVIPPEPAQLCKSEQRPSSLPVGPVVASLGNQTPTPNSTGSGQSAPSSSLTSPSHVNLSPNTVPDFSYSSSEDEFYDADEFYQSSSSPKRCIDSSGSAAVLTRSSTGSSLKRPDTTESLNSSMSNGTNDADLFDPPDDRDDDGEGESVEEHKSVIMHLLSQVRLGMDLTKVVLPTFILERRSLLEMYADFFAHPDLFVSISDQKDPKERMVQVVKWYLSAFHAGRKGSVAKKPYNPILGEIFRCHWVLPGTEGEDDMEQVSEGPVPWVSKSSVTFVAEQVSHHPPISAFYAECFNKRIQFNAHIWTKSKFLGMSIGVHNIGQGCVTCLDYDEHYILTFPNGYGRSILTVPWIELGGECSISCSKTGYNASIVFHTKPFYGGKKHRITAEIFSPNDKKPFCSVEGEWNGVMYAKYSTGENAVFIDTKKMPTIKKKVRKLEDQEDFESRCLWKDVTYNLKIRDIDAATAAKHALEERQRAEARARKENETSWETRLFHEDGECWVYDEPLLKRLAASKH from the exons ATGGCCGGG gGTGTCGATTCAGCATTTGTTCCTACTGTTCATGATTTTGATAAGAAACTTACGGAGGCAGATGCTTACTTACAGATCTTGATAGACCAATTGAAG GTCTTTGATGAAAGGCTACAGAACTGCAAAGATGACgaacagagaaaa aaaattgaAAGCCTCAAAGAAACCACCAGT aGCATGGTAGAATCAATAAAACACTGCATTGTGTTGCTACAGATCGCTAAA gaCCAAAATAATGAGGAGAAGCACGCAGATGGACTTATA AGCACTATAAACCCTGTTGACGCAGTCTATCAGCCCAGTCCTTTGGAGCAGCCGGTGATCAGCGCAATGCCTTCCCAGACTGTTATACCTCCAG AACCCGCTCAGCTATGCAAGTCAGAGCAGCGACCCTCGTCTTTGCCAGTGGGACCTGTAGTAGCATCACTTGGAAATCAGACTCCAACACCAAATAGTACAG GAAGTGGGCAATCAGCACCGAGCAGCAGCCTCACTTCTCCAAGCCATGTCAATCTTTCTCCGAACACAGTTCCGGATTTTTCTTACTCAAGCAGTGAGGATGAATTCTATGATGCTGATGAATTCTATCAGAGCAGTTCTTCCCCAAAGAGATGTATAGA ttcttcaggTTCTGCTGCAGTCCTGACTcgcagcagcacaggaagtaGTTTGAAACGTCCAGATACCACAGAGTCCCTCAATTCTTCCATGTCGAATGGGACAAACGACGCTG aTCTCTTTGATCCTCCTGATGATAGAGATGATGATGGGGAAGGAGAATCAGTGGAAGAACATAAGAGTGTTATCATGCATCTCTTGTCACAAGTTAGATTAGGAATGGATCTAACAAAG GTGGTTCTTCCAACGTTTATCCTGGAAAGAAGATCATTGTTGGAAATGTATGCTGACTTTTTTGCACATCCGGACTTATTTGTCAG CATTAGTGACCAGAAGGATCCAAAGGAACGAATGGTTCAAGTGGTTAAATGGTACCTCTCAGCTTTTCATGCGGGAAGAAAAGGGTCGGTTGCTAAAAAGCCTTACAATCCCATTTTGGGCGAGATCTTCCGATGTCATTGGGTAttaccaggcactgaaggtGAAGATGATATG GAGCAAGTTTCAGAAGGACCAGTTCCTTGGGTCAGTAAAAGCAGTGTAACGTTTGTGGCAGAGCAGGTCTCTCATCATCCTCCAA TTTCAGCATTTTACGCAGAGTGTTTTAACAAGAGGATACAATTCAATGCTCACATATGGACCAAGTCAAAATTCTTAGGAATGTCTATTGGCGTTCATAACATAGGGCAAG gGTGTGTCACCTGCCTAGATTATGATGAACACTACATTTTGACCTTTCCTAATGGCTATGGAAG GTCTATTCTCACTGTGCCATGGATAGAACTTGGTGGAGAATGCAGTATTAGTTGCTCAAAGACAGGCTACAATGCTTCCATCGTCTTCCATACAAAACCATTTTATGGAGGGAAGAAGCACAGAATTACTGCTGAAATTTT ttctCCTAATGACAAGAAACCCTTCTGCTCAGTTGAAGGAGAATGGAATGGTGTCATGTATGCAAAATACTCAACAGGG GAGAATGCTGTTTTTATAGATACCAAGAAAATGCCTACAATTAAGAAGAAGGTAAGGAAACTGGAGGACCAAGAGGACTTTGAGTCTCGCTG ctTATGGAAAGACGTAACCTACAACTTGAAAATAAGAGACATTGATGCAGCGACAGCCGCAAAGCACGCACttgaagaaagacagagagctGAAGCCAGAGCCAGGAAGGAGAATGAGACCTCATGGGAAACACGG TTATTCCATGAAGACGGAGAATGCTGGGTTTATGATGAGCCGCTACTGAAACGACTTGCTGCCAGTAAACATTAA